A single Cottoperca gobio chromosome 7, fCotGob3.1, whole genome shotgun sequence DNA region contains:
- the ccdc187 gene encoding coiled-coil domain-containing protein 187 isoform X2 — protein sequence MMAELEIDQSNLPRVQEVCQSFAVLEDGVLAHNLQEQEIEQYYTTNIQKNQLVQNDIRIAKMLQDEEEEEQAQQSTLFRHASRQLEEEDFEYARVIQEEIQRCAAEARRREQEDEDIAKRMQEEEKQRITRRSRGQECHSEGASLQPEPGEASLDLGELQQVLRDEELAHKLQEDEEKLLRRDSPPSPYSPYPEGDFRVAQVAQDEEIARFMQKQEMKSKRRSRELEGPASCREHRSMISHQDRQAARDRTVQRERLDSEGLPYPTEDCSPENQPPGPFSTIPQAQQIRNIAEELDPTFQAGSQVQVTESLRAGQAGPTCQSLPMPHSGSRDRLEEPAFIPPTKRQTDKSVRTKPKEKKENCKQQ from the exons ATGATGGCAGAGCTGGAAATTGACCAGTCCAACCTTCCACGTGTCCAAGAAG TGTGCCAGAGTTTTGCTGTGCTGGAGGACGGAGTGTTGGCACACAACCTGCAGGAACAGGAGA TCGAGCAATACTATACCACCAACATCCAGAAGAACCAGCTAGTGCAGAATGACATTCGTATAGCGAAAATGCtgcaggatgaagaggaagaggagcaggccCAGCAGAGCACTCTCTTCAGACACGCCTCCAGACAACT agaggaggaggacttTGAGTACGCACGTGTAATTCAGGAGGAGATCCAGCGTTGTGCTGCGGAGGCCCGGAGGAGGGAGCAGGAAGATGAG GATATAGCTAAACGAatgcaggaagaagagaagcagagaatcACGAGGCGGAGCAGAGGGCAGGAGTGCCATAGTGAAG GAGCGTCACTGCAACCAGAACCAGGCGAGGCGAGCCTGGACCTGGGGGAGCTGCAGCAGGTCCTACGGGATGAAGAACTTGCTCACAAGCTGCAGGAGGACGAGGAAAAGCTGTTGAGGAGG GACTCCCCGCCCTCTCCATATAGTCCGTACCCAGAGGGAGACTTCAGAGTAGCACAAGTGGCGCAGGATGAG GAAATTGCACGCTTTATGCAGAAGCAGGAAATGAAGTCAAAGCGAAGATCTCGTGAACTAGAAGGGCCGGCATCGTGTCGCGAGCACAGATCGATGATCAGTCATCAAGACAGACAGGCTGCTAGAGACAGAACG GTCCAACGAGAGAGGCTTGACTCAGAGGGTCTTCCTTACCCCACTGAGGACTGCTCCCCAGAGAACCAGCCACCCGGCCCCTTCTCCACTATACC ACAAGCCCAGCAGATCAGAAACATTGCAGAAGAGCTGGACCCGACCTTCCAGGCCGGGAGTCAAGTCCAAGTCACGGAGAGCCTCCGAGCGGGACAAGCAG GGCCAACCTGTCAGTCACTTCCGATGCCACACTCTGGCTCACGTGACCGACTCGAGGAGCCTGCTTTCATCCCGCCCACAAAACGGCAAACGGACAAATCAGTACGCACTAAACccaaagagaagaaggaaaattGCAAGCAACaataa
- the ccdc187 gene encoding coiled-coil domain-containing protein 187 isoform X1 gives MMAELEIDQSNLPRVQEVCQSFAVLEDGVLAHNLQEQEIEQYYTTNIQKNQLVQNDIRIAKMLQDEEEEEQAQQSTLFRHASRQLEEEDFEYARVIQEEIQRCAAEARRREQEDEDIAKRMQEEEKQRITRRSRGQECHSEGSASDPELPSPHQHTLGSLQGERQYSPTTTRRQCSTSHHRSDLSRPQADSPRGLAAQKNTTSLSNQGHTDSIRVVWRERLSEDSEDSDTVFSEQLSLKERLNTAPPQRRASSHQPQMRKFRSLSSRSNFTEEERGDRNEGYYENGDLGKRKPRNWDQERNHREEYEGLHRSRDQDKDCRLVEVGEGRCRRSESVRLHDGSKHSSRDLARTWSYKDNPDKHVHFKEHARSSNRQQQGETRRVWEMLGQVLRERGVPVRFGGNGAPLQISPQSRDSQVLHGSEVSCGDSQPHQRAFQRAAATRHSFHGDIRERKRLSHRENSGRDHKEDRHRNNVERDEKVYEISRRDSYLSNKERGGNRKWSEHRYTNADESERKANDGRAKRTTSERRHWHTTIEERLSSEEEQEAERRVERPRRRTPRRSHSLSSSGASSKDRSRHAAAGASLQPEPGEASLDLGELQQVLRDEELAHKLQEDEEKLLRRDSPPSPYSPYPEGDFRVAQVAQDEEIARFMQKQEMKSKRRSRELEGPASCREHRSMISHQDRQAARDRTVQRERLDSEGLPYPTEDCSPENQPPGPFSTIPQAQQIRNIAEELDPTFQAGSQVQVTESLRAGQAGPTCQSLPMPHSGSRDRLEEPAFIPPTKRQTDKSVRTKPKEKKENCKQQ, from the exons ATGATGGCAGAGCTGGAAATTGACCAGTCCAACCTTCCACGTGTCCAAGAAG TGTGCCAGAGTTTTGCTGTGCTGGAGGACGGAGTGTTGGCACACAACCTGCAGGAACAGGAGA TCGAGCAATACTATACCACCAACATCCAGAAGAACCAGCTAGTGCAGAATGACATTCGTATAGCGAAAATGCtgcaggatgaagaggaagaggagcaggccCAGCAGAGCACTCTCTTCAGACACGCCTCCAGACAACT agaggaggaggacttTGAGTACGCACGTGTAATTCAGGAGGAGATCCAGCGTTGTGCTGCGGAGGCCCGGAGGAGGGAGCAGGAAGATGAG GATATAGCTAAACGAatgcaggaagaagagaagcagagaatcACGAGGCGGAGCAGAGGGCAGGAGTGCCATAGTGAAG GCAGCGCCAGTGATCCTGAACTGCCGTCCCCACACCAGCACACACTCGGCAGCCTTCAAGGAGAGAGGCAGTATTCACCTACCACCACCAGGCGGCAATGTTCTACCTCTCACCACCGTTCAGACTTGTCTCGGCCTCAGGCTGACTCCCCCAGGGGGTTAGCAGCTCAGAAAAACACAACTTCATTGTCAAATCAAGGACACACAGATTCCATAAGGGTAGTTTGGAGAGAGCGTTTGAGCGAGGATTCAGAGGACTCGGACACAGTTTTCTCTGAACAGCTCTCCCTGAAAGAAAGACTCAACACTGCACCTCCTCAACGGCGGGCATCTTCACATCAGCCGCAAATGAGAAAGTTCAGAAGTCTTAGCTCTCGCAGCAActtcacagaggaggagagaggagacaggaatgAGGGCTATTATGAAAACGGAGACCTGGGGAAGAGGAAGCCTAGGAATTGGGATCAGGAAAGGAACCATAGAGAGGAGTATGAGGGTTTGCACAGGAGCAGAGATCAGGATAAAGACTGTAGGTTAGTCGAAGTAGGAGAAGGGCGATGTCGTCGCAGTGAGTCTGTCAGGCTGCATGACGGGagtaaacacagcagcagagactTAGCGAGGACCTGGAGCTATAAGGACAACCCTGACAAACATGTCCATTTTAAGGAGCACGCCAGGAGCTCTAACAGGCAGCAGCAGGGGGAAACCAGGCGAGTCTGGGAGATGCTGGGCCAGGTCCTCAGAGAGAGGGGCGTGCCTGTGAGGTTCGGTGGCAACGGGGCGCCACTACAAATAAGTCCTCAAAGCAGAGACAGCCAGGTGCTTCATGGGAGTGAGGTCTCATGCGGCGACTCCCAACCACATCAGAGAGCCTTCCAGAGGGCTGCTGCCACCAGGCACAGTTTCCATGGAGATatcagggagaggaagagactgtCACACCGAGAGAACAGCGGGAGAGATCACAAAGAAGACCGGCACCGTAATAATGTGGAGCGTGATGAAAAGGTTTACGAGATAAGTCGTAGAGACTCGTATCTTTCTAACAAAGAAAGGGGAGGCAATAGAAAGTGGAGCGAGCACAGATACACTAATGCTGACGAGAGCGAGAGGAAAGCAAACGATGGCAGGGCCAAGAGGACAACAAGCGAGCGCAGGCATTGGCACACGACCATAGAAGAAAGGTTAAGCtcggaggaggagcaggaggcggagaggagagtagagcgGCCTCGTCGAAGAACCCCACGGCGTAGCCACAGCCTCAGCAGCAGCGGGGCTTCATCCAAGGATAGGTCAAGGCACGCGGCAGCAG GAGCGTCACTGCAACCAGAACCAGGCGAGGCGAGCCTGGACCTGGGGGAGCTGCAGCAGGTCCTACGGGATGAAGAACTTGCTCACAAGCTGCAGGAGGACGAGGAAAAGCTGTTGAGGAGG GACTCCCCGCCCTCTCCATATAGTCCGTACCCAGAGGGAGACTTCAGAGTAGCACAAGTGGCGCAGGATGAG GAAATTGCACGCTTTATGCAGAAGCAGGAAATGAAGTCAAAGCGAAGATCTCGTGAACTAGAAGGGCCGGCATCGTGTCGCGAGCACAGATCGATGATCAGTCATCAAGACAGACAGGCTGCTAGAGACAGAACG GTCCAACGAGAGAGGCTTGACTCAGAGGGTCTTCCTTACCCCACTGAGGACTGCTCCCCAGAGAACCAGCCACCCGGCCCCTTCTCCACTATACC ACAAGCCCAGCAGATCAGAAACATTGCAGAAGAGCTGGACCCGACCTTCCAGGCCGGGAGTCAAGTCCAAGTCACGGAGAGCCTCCGAGCGGGACAAGCAG GGCCAACCTGTCAGTCACTTCCGATGCCACACTCTGGCTCACGTGACCGACTCGAGGAGCCTGCTTTCATCCCGCCCACAAAACGGCAAACGGACAAATCAGTACGCACTAAACccaaagagaagaaggaaaattGCAAGCAACaataa
- the LOC115011282 gene encoding urotensin-2-like translates to MKCNHLLSWAFLLVASGPLLAHPITESAEMPYPGPVSVEDRGVGALDDLSFSEQTFPPQDGLRYSTLISGEFNRDGVRTSLLPRGMKREVLLEKQSLLNPFSHVLGIRKQFRKRAGNAECFWKYCV, encoded by the exons ATGAAGTGTAACCATCTCCTGTCCTGGGCCTTCCTGCTCGTGGCCTCTGGCCCACTGCTGGCTCACCCCATCACAGAATCTGCAGAGATGCCTTATCCAGGACCTG TATCAGTGGAGGACCGAGGAGTCGGCGCTTTGGATGATCTGTCCTTCTCTGAGCAAACCTTCCCTCCTCAGGATGGTCTCAGATATTCCACTCTGATATCTGGAGAGTTTAACAGAGATG GTGTCAGAACAAGCCTGCTTCCCAGGGGGATGAAAAGAGAG GTCCTATTGGAGAAACAAAGTCTCCTAAATCCTTTCAGCCACGTGCTGGGCATCCGGAAGCAGTtcaggaagagagcagggaatGCTGAGTGTTTCTGGAAGTACTGCGTCTAA